Within Micromonospora parathelypteridis, the genomic segment AGGATGTGCTCGGCGAGCGCACCGAAGTAGAAGCCGGCGGTGATGACCTGAGCCGGTTGCAGGTGCGTGTAGCCCGGCATCGGGTCATCGCTGTACCGGTCGGCCAGGCGGGTCGCGGCGGCGGCACAGTCCAGCAGGGATCGCACCAACCGGACGATCTCGGCGCGAGCCGCGAGGAGCTGCGCGGTGGCCTGCAGGTCGTTGCGGCTGCGGTCGACGTGCCAGGCCGTGGCCCGCTTGCCAGTAACGACCGACGACACCTGGCGTTCGATGGCGAACGCCAGGTCGGAAAGGTTGGCCGTCGGATCCGCGACGAGGTCACCCGGGGTGACGGCGCTCAACGCGGCGCCAATGTCTCGGCAGACCCCGGCGTCGAGGATGCCCAGCCGGCGGTACTCCAGCAGGAGCACCTTCTCGCTCGCTATGTAGTGCGGCAAGTAGTGGACAAGGTCGTAGCGGAACTGCGGGTCGAGGACTTCTTCATGCACGATGGCGCTCGGTCCGAGCGCGACACGGCCGGTCATCACCGCGGCCTGCTGGGATGTCACCCCTCAGCTCCCTTCTGGAGAAGCGCGTCGGTCTGTCGCTGATCTCCTGCAGGCCGACCGTTCGCCATGGCGGTATCGGCCACCCTTCGGCGCGCTATCACGGGCGATGCGCCGACCGGACCCGCCCGGTCTGGCTCGCCTGGTCGCCGTCCGCTTACCGCAGCGGTGGTCGAACGGGCAACAGCGGGGCGAGAGCCGCGCGATAGCAGAGGTGCAAAGACTGCCCGCGAACGATCAGCTAGGGGTGTCCCGCGGATCCGTGCAGTGACGGCCGCGCCTGTCGAGGATCTGCGGGGCACCCCAGGGAGGGACGGAATCGACCCATGGCTTCGATGACGACACGGGTGCCGCTGGCAACCTTCAATGCCATGCCTGTCGACGCTGCGTCGGCGGTACTGGCAACGTGCTGTCAGACCACCCGCTGGCACGCTGAGGTCTGCCGTCGCCGGCCCTTCACCTCCGTCGAGCAGCTGGCCGACGCCGCGTCGGCCATCCTCGCCGGGCTGGGTTGGCCCGACATCCACCAGGCGCTACAGGCTCACCCACGCATTGGCAGCCCACCCCGGGGCGACGACGCCGCCGACCGCATGTCACGGGACGAACAGGCCGGGGTGGGCGACACGTCGATGACGGTGGCCAACGAGGCGTACGAGGCCCGCTTCGGGCATGTCTTCCTCGTCAGCGCGGCCGGCCTGTCCGGCGAGGAGATCCTCGATCGGCTGGGGGAGCGGCTCCGCAACGACCCGGACCGCGAGCGAAGCGTCGTCGCAGAGGAACTCAACAAGATCATGAAGCGAAGGCTGACCGAAGTGGTGACGCCGTGACGGACTCTCTGGTGGACTCGCCGCGCCTCGCGGCCATCGCGGGCCCGACGACCTCCCTGACCACACACATACTCGACCTGGCCCTGGGCCGCCCCGCCGTCGGCGTGGAGATCCGTCTGGAGCGGCATGATCCGCCCGACTGGTCGCTGGTCTGCACGGGCGTCACGGGCAGCGACGGCCGCATCACCACCTGGTCCGCCCCGGTGGGGCCGGGCACCTACCGGCTGGTGGCCGACAGCGGCGCCTATTTCGAGGCGACAAGTCGCCCCACGTTCTATCCCGAGATCACCATCCAGATACGGCTGGAGTCGCTGCCGCACTACCACGTGCCGATCCTGCTGAGCCCTTACTCCTACTCCACGTATCTAGGGAGCTGACATGGCTATCCTCACCCAGAACCGGTACGGCAAGGCCGAGATTCGGCTCGTCGCGGTGGATCGCACCGACGACCAGCATCGGCTGACGGATCTCACCGTCCACGTCGCCCTCAGTGGCGCGTTCGAGGGGGCGTACCGCAGCGGTGAAAACACGACGCTGCTGCCCACCGACAGCCAGAAGAACGCCGTGTACGCGCTTGCCGCTGAGCGTGGGCCCGAGCCGGTCGAGGAGTTCGGGCTGGCGTTGGGGCGCCATTTCCTCGCGGGCAATCCGGAGGTGGAGTGCGCCCAGGTCCACCTCGTACAGCACGCCTGGAACCGCCTTGGTGAACGTCACTCGTTCACGGCCGCGGAATCTGCGCGCCGCACGGCCACGGTCTCTGCCACCCGGTCGGGCGCCTCGGTCTGCGCCGGGATCGACGGCCTCATGCTGCTGAACACCACCGGCTCCGAGTTTCGCGGCTTTCGCCGCGACCGGTACACCACGCTGCCGGAGGCCAGCGACCGCATCCTCGCCAGCCGGGTCCGGGCCCGCTGGGTGCGCCGCTCGCTCGACGGCACCGACTGGGATGACGAGTACGCGACCGCGCGCGAGTCGATGACCTCCGCCTTCGTCGACACCTACAGCACCTCGCTGCAGCAGACGCTGTTGGTGATGGGCGAGCGGGTGCTGACGGACTGCCCCGACATCGCCCGCGTTCACCTGTCCCTCAGCAACGTGCACCACCTGCCCGCGCTCAGCCTGTACGGGCTGCAGGGCGTCGTCGAGGAGAAGGCCCAGCGCGTGTACGTGGCCTCGGCGCAACCCCACGGGGTCATCGAAGGAACGGTGACTCGCAACGACACCGACGGCATGGCGGCGAGCGACCCCGCCTGGACCGCCGCGGAAGGGTGGCCGTGGTGACCGGGGCGAGCCGGCCACTGGCGATCGAGGGCTGCGCGATAGCGACGGTGAACGGGTCCGGCACCGAATACGAGTACGGTCACATGGTCGTCGAGAATGGTCGCATCGCCAAGATCGGCCCCGGACCGTTGCCGATGCGGGCAGACGTGACTCGGATCGACGGCCGAGGATGCTTGGCCACCCCCGGCCTGGTGAACGTTCATCACCACCTGTACCAGTGGGCGACACGAGGATTGGCCCAGGACCACGACCTCTTTGGCTGGTTGACGTCGCTGTACCCGATGTGGGCATCCATCGACGTCGACCTCGTACGGGACACGACCGCGGCCGGTCTCGCCTGGCTGGCGCTGTCGGGCTGCACGACCTCCGCCGACCACCCCTACATCTTCCCCGACCGGGTCGGGGACCTGCTGGCAGCCGAGGTGGCCGAGGCCGGGCGAATCGGCCTGCGACTGCACCTGTGCCGCGGCGCGATAGACCTGGGGCACTCACGCGGCGGGCTCCCGCCGGACGAGCTCGTCGAGAACACCCACGACTGCCTCAGCGCGATGAAGCAGGCCGTCTCCGACTTCCACGATCCCAGTCCCGGGGCGATGGTGCGCGTCGCGATCGCGCCCTGCTCGCCCTTCTCCGTCAGTGCCCAGCTCATGGCGGAGAGCGCGGCGCTGGCGCGCGACATGGGTGTTCGGCTGCACACGCACCTTGCCGAGACCATTCAGGAGGAGCACTACTGCAAGGACAAGTTCGGTGTGACACCGGTCCGCTATCTGGAGCGCCTGGGATGGCTCGCCGACGACGTGTGGCTCGCCCATGGCGTACATCTGTCCGATGACGCGATCGAAACGATGGCGAAAGAGGGGGTGGCGGTCGCGCACTGCCCGAGCTCGAACGCACGGCTGGGCGCGGGCATCGCGCCGGTGCGCCGGATGCTGGACGCTGGTATCGCGGTCGGCTTGGGCGTGGACGGTCCCGCGTCCCAGGAATCCGGACTTCTCGTCGCCGAGCTACGTCAAGCGATGTACTCGGCACGCCTGGATGGCGGGCCAACGGCGATGTCCGCCCGGGATGCGCTGCGGATGGGGACCATGGGCGGTGCGCACTGCCTGGGGCGGCAAGACGAGATCGGTTCGCTGGAGGTCGGCAAGCTGGCGGACATCGCCCTGTGGCGTCTGGACACCCTGGGCCACGCCGGTATCGCCGATCCCGTAGCCGCGCTCGTCTTCGGCCCTCCCGCAGGGCTGGCCCGGCTGCTCGTGCACGGGCGGGAGGTCGTCGTCGACGGCGAGTTGCAGACCGCGGACATCACCCAACTCACCAAGGGCTTGGAGGAGTCATGCCGGCGCCTCGCGACCAGGCACTAGACCTGGTCGTCCGATCCGACCGCGTGGTGACGCCGTCCGGGGAGCGACCCGCAGCGGTGGGGGTCGTCGGCGGCACCATCGCGGTCATCACCGACCGGGACGCTCGCCTGGCGGCGATCGACGACGTGGACATCGGCCGGGACGCCCTGCTACCCGGCCTGGTCGACTCGCACGTGCACGTCAACGAACCGGGGCGTACGCACTGGGAGGGTTTCGAGACGGCGACGGCCGCCGCAGCGGCGGGCGGCATCACGACCCTGCTCGACATGCCGCTGAACGCCCTACCGCCCACCACCACGGCAGATGCGCTGGACCGTAAACGGGCCCTCGCCCGGGAGCGGTGCGCCATCGACGTCGGGTTCTGGGGCGGTGCCGTTCCAGGGAACCTCGGCAAGCTGAACGATCTGGTCGACGCCGGAGTGTTCGGGCTGAAGTGTTTCCTGGTCGACAGCGGCGTGCCGGAGTTTCCCGCGCTCAACCCGCGCGAACTGGCGACCTGCATGCGTGAGGTACGAGCCGTGGACAGCCTGCTGCTGGTGCACGCCGAGGACAGCAGCGACCTGCGTCCAGGGGTGGACAGCACCTCGTACGCCGACTTCCTCGCGTCGCGGCCCGCCTCGGCGGAGGTCCGCGCGGTGGCGCTGACCGCCCGCCTGGCAATGCAGCTCGGCACCCGGACGCACATCGTCCACCTGTCCAGTGCCGATGCGGTCCCGACGATCGCATCGGCCAAGAGGGCTGGAGCCGCGCTGACCGTCGAGACCTGCCCGCACTACCTGACCCTCACCGCCGAGACGATCCCCGACGGCGCGACCGAGTTCAAGTGCTGCCCGCCGATCCGCGACGCCCGCCAGCAGGAGGGCCTGTGGGAGGCGCTGGCGAGCGGCGCCATCGACTGCGTCGTCTCGGACCACTCGCCGTGCCCGCCGGCGATGAAACACACCGGCACGGGCAACTTCAACGCCGCCTGGGGTGGCATCGCCTCGCTGGAACTCACCCTGGCGTTGGTGTGGACCCATGCCCAGCGGCGCGGATTCGGCCTGTCCGACGTCACGCGGTGGATGGCCGACGCGCCCGCTCGCATTGCCCGCATCCCTGGTCGTGGGCGCATCGCCGTGGGTTACCGGGCCGACCTCGTGTGGTTCGCGCCGCGTGAACGCTTCACCGTTGACCCGCGGCGACTGCGTCAGCGCCACGCCCTCACCCCGTACGCCGGGATGACGCTGACCGGGGTGGTACGGCGTACGTGGCTCGCGGGATCGCCGTCGCGCCCGGGCGGGGGGCGCCTGCTGACGGCGCGGGCCGGCGTTCCGGCGTGACCCGCGACCGCCCCACGGACGTCCGGCGCAGCGCCCCGGCACCGCGCGGATCACCTACGCTCGGTAGCGTGAGCGAACCCCGGATCGCTGGGCTCCTGTTGGCGGGCGGCGCGGGGCGCCGGTACGGGATGCCGAAGGCACTGGTCGTGGTCGACGGTCGCCGGCTGGTCGAGCGTGGCCTCGCAACGCTGCGCGACGCGGCCTGCGACCCCGTCGTCGTGGTGTTGGGCGCGGCGGCGCAGCAGGTACGGTCTCGTACCGACCTGTCCGGCGCGACGGTGACGGACAATCCCGAGTGGCACACCGGCATGGGGTCGTCGCTGCGGGCCGGGCTGACCGCACTGACGGCGATCCCGGTGGACGCGGTCGCCGTGCTACTGGTCGACACACCCGGCGTCACCGCAGCCGCGGTCCGGCGTTTGCGCGGACTCGGCGACCGCACCGGGCTGGCGGTCGCCACGTACCACGGCCAGCCCGGGCATCCGGTCCTGCTCGGGCGCGACCACTGGCCAGCGGTATCGGCCATGGCGGTCGGCGACGTGGGCGCGCGCCGCTACCTCACCGCGCATGCCGATCTGGTGACCCACGTGCCCTGCGAGGACATCGCGGACGGCACCGACCTCGACGTTCCACGGGACAACCCCGCCGAAGCAGACGACTGAGTCGCGGTTACGGTGCCGACCCCTCTGAAGCGCCGGGCCCGCGCCCGCCGCAAAGCCGGCTGACGGTACGCCCGGCGCCAGCACCCGTCAGCGGCCCTGCAGGCGTTTCACGTTGTCGCCGAAGGTCCACCCCTTCGACCCGTCCCAGTTCGCCGACCAGGTCATCAGACCCTTGAGGCCGGGCACGGAGTTCCAGGCCTGCGTGACCAACGACGTCGACATGTAGCCGCCGCCCGCCCCGTTCTGCGCCGGCAGGCCCGGGACCTGCTTGTCGTACGGCACGCGGATGGTGGTGCCCTGGATGGTGAGGCCGTTGTTCAGGCACTGCGTCTGCACCGTGAAGCCCTGCACGGTGCCCGCCGGGTACGAGTCGCCGGAGCAGCCGTACATGCTGCCGTTGTAGTACTGCATGTTCAGCCACCAGAGCCGGCCGTTGTCCACGTACTTCTTGATGATCGGCAGGTACGAGCCCCAGATCGAGCCGTAGACCACACTGCCGCCGGTGACGTAGGCCGTCTCCGGTGCCATGGTCAGGCCGAAGTTCGACGGCATCCGGGCCAGCACGCCGTCGATGATCCGGATCAGGTTGGCCTGCGACGTCGACAGGGTGTTGATGTTGCCGCTGCCGGTGAGGCCGGTCTCGATGTCGATGTCGATGCCGTCGAAGTGGTAGGCCGTCAGGATCGGCACGATCGTCGCGATGAACCGGTCGGCGACCGCGGCGGAGCTCAGGTCGATGCCCGCGGCGGCCCCGCCGATCGACATCAGGATGGTGGCGCCGGCCGCTTTGGCCTGGCACATCTCGGCCGGGGTGGCCACCTTCACGCCAGCGTCCATGCCGTTCTCCCAGAGGACCGTGCCGTCCGCGCGGATCACCGGGAACGCCGCATTGATCACGTTGTAGCCGTGCTGGTTGAGTCGGCTGTCGGTGATCGGGATCCAGCCGAGTCCGGGGTGTACGCCGTTGGAGGCGCCGTCCCAGTTCTCCCAGTAGCCCTGCAACACCTTGCCGGCGGGCCGCGACTTCACCGCGCAGGTCCCGCCGGTGGGCGGCGGCGTGGTGGGGGGAGGTGTGGTCGGTGGTGGCGTGGTGGGCGGAGGCGTGGTGGGCGGCGGGGTCGTCGGTGGTGGCGTGGTGGGCGGCGGAGTGCTTCCCGAGCACGCGCCCAGGTCACGCCACAGCGACGGGGTCGCGGCGGGGTTCCAGCCGGCTCCGGGGTGCGCGGTGTGGGTGACCAGAGCCTGGTAGAGCCGGCCGCCGTAGGTGACCTGGGTGCCTGCCTGGTAGGTGATGCCCTCGGCCCAGCCCGGGGCGGTGCAGGCGACCATCGGGACGGCGTTGGCCGAGGACACGGCCGCCATGCTGCTGGGGACGAAGGCGACGGCGGCCGTGACGGCCATCGCCGCCCCGGCCACCACTGCGAAAATCCGACGGCTCCTCATGGCTCACTCCCCAGGCTTCGGCGACCCGTGACCTCCACATATTGACGTTCGTGAAGCTTAATATCAAGGGTTGTTTACAGATCCCGGGAAGTTGGGGGAGTGTGGAGCGCCGCCCGCGAGGTTCAGCGGTTCGCCGCTCCGCCGCTGGGGGTTGGCTGGACCCGCTCGAACCGCACCCGGCTGAGCCATCCCGGGAGGTCACTGAGCACGTACAGCTCGCCGTGCACGTCGGTGCCGAACGCGGTCGGCTGGGTGGGAAAGTTGCCGATCGTGGCGGACTCGTAGCCGCCCCTGGGTTTCGGACGCACGGCGAACGCGAGGGTCGAGCAGTAGTCGCTCGCGATGTAGGTCCCCCACGCCTCCGGGGTGGCGGACCCTCGGTACACCACGCCGCCGGTCACCGAGCAGTTCTCCGTGAGGTAGTGGTCGTACTCGAAGACCGGGTCGGTGTATCGCACGCCCGGTCGGCATTGCCCCGGGTCGAAGACCGGGGTGCCCTCTCGGCAGGACCAGCCGAGGTTCGCTCCGCGCTGCGACGGGCGGATGTGGTTGACCTCCTCGACCAGGCCCTGGCCGACATCGCCGATCCACAGTGAGCCGTCGACCTGGTCGATGGAGAATCGCCACGGGTTGCGGAGCCCGTAGACCCAGATTTCCGGCCGCGCGCCCGGCGTACGGACGAACGGGTTGTCGGAGGGCACGCAGTAGGGCTTTGCCCCGCAGGCGCGGTTGACCTCGATCCGCAGGATCTTGCCGAGCAGGGTGCCGAGGTTCTGACCTGTCTTGAACGGGTCGTTCGTGTGGCCGCCGTCGCCGAGGGACCAGTAGAGGTAGCCGTCGCGGCCGAACGCGACCTGCCCACCATTGTGGTTGCCGTACTCGGCGTGCTCCTGGGTGAGCAGCACCTGCACCCGCTCAGGAGCGCCGATGGGCACTCGCGCCAGGGTCAGCGCGCCGGCCGGTAGGCTCGTGTAGGCCACGTAGAGGATCCCGGTCCGCGCGAAGTTCGGCGCAGGCGTGATGCCGAGGAGACCGCGCTCGTTGTCCGACGTGTCGATCCGGGCGGTCAGGTCGAGCACCGGCTCGGCCGCCA encodes:
- the uraD gene encoding 2-oxo-4-hydroxy-4-carboxy-5-ureidoimidazoline decarboxylase, which codes for MPLATFNAMPVDAASAVLATCCQTTRWHAEVCRRRPFTSVEQLADAASAILAGLGWPDIHQALQAHPRIGSPPRGDDAADRMSRDEQAGVGDTSMTVANEAYEARFGHVFLVSAAGLSGEEILDRLGERLRNDPDRERSVVAEELNKIMKRRLTEVVTP
- the uraH gene encoding hydroxyisourate hydrolase, whose amino-acid sequence is MTDSLVDSPRLAAIAGPTTSLTTHILDLALGRPAVGVEIRLERHDPPDWSLVCTGVTGSDGRITTWSAPVGPGTYRLVADSGAYFEATSRPTFYPEITIQIRLESLPHYHVPILLSPYSYSTYLGS
- the pucL gene encoding factor-independent urate hydroxylase; translated protein: MAILTQNRYGKAEIRLVAVDRTDDQHRLTDLTVHVALSGAFEGAYRSGENTTLLPTDSQKNAVYALAAERGPEPVEEFGLALGRHFLAGNPEVECAQVHLVQHAWNRLGERHSFTAAESARRTATVSATRSGASVCAGIDGLMLLNTTGSEFRGFRRDRYTTLPEASDRILASRVRARWVRRSLDGTDWDDEYATARESMTSAFVDTYSTSLQQTLLVMGERVLTDCPDIARVHLSLSNVHHLPALSLYGLQGVVEEKAQRVYVASAQPHGVIEGTVTRNDTDGMAASDPAWTAAEGWPW
- a CDS encoding 8-oxoguanine deaminase, translated to MTGASRPLAIEGCAIATVNGSGTEYEYGHMVVENGRIAKIGPGPLPMRADVTRIDGRGCLATPGLVNVHHHLYQWATRGLAQDHDLFGWLTSLYPMWASIDVDLVRDTTAAGLAWLALSGCTTSADHPYIFPDRVGDLLAAEVAEAGRIGLRLHLCRGAIDLGHSRGGLPPDELVENTHDCLSAMKQAVSDFHDPSPGAMVRVAIAPCSPFSVSAQLMAESAALARDMGVRLHTHLAETIQEEHYCKDKFGVTPVRYLERLGWLADDVWLAHGVHLSDDAIETMAKEGVAVAHCPSSNARLGAGIAPVRRMLDAGIAVGLGVDGPASQESGLLVAELRQAMYSARLDGGPTAMSARDALRMGTMGGAHCLGRQDEIGSLEVGKLADIALWRLDTLGHAGIADPVAALVFGPPAGLARLLVHGREVVVDGELQTADITQLTKGLEESCRRLATRH
- the allB gene encoding allantoinase AllB, whose amino-acid sequence is MPAPRDQALDLVVRSDRVVTPSGERPAAVGVVGGTIAVITDRDARLAAIDDVDIGRDALLPGLVDSHVHVNEPGRTHWEGFETATAAAAAGGITTLLDMPLNALPPTTTADALDRKRALARERCAIDVGFWGGAVPGNLGKLNDLVDAGVFGLKCFLVDSGVPEFPALNPRELATCMREVRAVDSLLLVHAEDSSDLRPGVDSTSYADFLASRPASAEVRAVALTARLAMQLGTRTHIVHLSSADAVPTIASAKRAGAALTVETCPHYLTLTAETIPDGATEFKCCPPIRDARQQEGLWEALASGAIDCVVSDHSPCPPAMKHTGTGNFNAAWGGIASLELTLALVWTHAQRRGFGLSDVTRWMADAPARIARIPGRGRIAVGYRADLVWFAPRERFTVDPRRLRQRHALTPYAGMTLTGVVRRTWLAGSPSRPGGGRLLTARAGVPA
- a CDS encoding nucleotidyltransferase family protein, whose amino-acid sequence is MSEPRIAGLLLAGGAGRRYGMPKALVVVDGRRLVERGLATLRDAACDPVVVVLGAAAQQVRSRTDLSGATVTDNPEWHTGMGSSLRAGLTALTAIPVDAVAVLLVDTPGVTAAAVRRLRGLGDRTGLAVATYHGQPGHPVLLGRDHWPAVSAMAVGDVGARRYLTAHADLVTHVPCEDIADGTDLDVPRDNPAEADD
- a CDS encoding carbohydrate-binding protein, encoding MRSRRIFAVVAGAAMAVTAAVAFVPSSMAAVSSANAVPMVACTAPGWAEGITYQAGTQVTYGGRLYQALVTHTAHPGAGWNPAATPSLWRDLGACSGSTPPPTTPPPTTPPPTTPPPTTPPPTTPPPTTPPPTGGTCAVKSRPAGKVLQGYWENWDGASNGVHPGLGWIPITDSRLNQHGYNVINAAFPVIRADGTVLWENGMDAGVKVATPAEMCQAKAAGATILMSIGGAAAGIDLSSAAVADRFIATIVPILTAYHFDGIDIDIETGLTGSGNINTLSTSQANLIRIIDGVLARMPSNFGLTMAPETAYVTGGSVVYGSIWGSYLPIIKKYVDNGRLWWLNMQYYNGSMYGCSGDSYPAGTVQGFTVQTQCLNNGLTIQGTTIRVPYDKQVPGLPAQNGAGGGYMSTSLVTQAWNSVPGLKGLMTWSANWDGSKGWTFGDNVKRLQGR
- a CDS encoding PQQ-dependent sugar dehydrogenase translates to MSRWRCRPAIMLAGLLGLALSASLLPPAPVAGTAAAGTSHSRAAPLAELTVVSEQVAFGLQRPIAITGLPDGRMLIAEKNGTVRAYHPDTGLAAEPVLDLTARIDTSDNERGLLGITPAPNFARTGILYVAYTSLPAGALTLARVPIGAPERVQVLLTQEHAEYGNHNGGQVAFGRDGYLYWSLGDGGHTNDPFKTGQNLGTLLGKILRIEVNRACGAKPYCVPSDNPFVRTPGARPEIWVYGLRNPWRFSIDQVDGSLWIGDVGQGLVEEVNHIRPSQRGANLGWSCREGTPVFDPGQCRPGVRYTDPVFEYDHYLTENCSVTGGVVYRGSATPEAWGTYIASDYCSTLAFAVRPKPRGGYESATIGNFPTQPTAFGTDVHGELYVLSDLPGWLSRVRFERVQPTPSGGAANR